In Carnobacteriaceae bacterium zg-84, the genomic window GTTGTTGGAAATACAGGTGCTGAGATTATGTATGACACAACACCAATGATTAATGTTTTAAAACAAAAAGGATATGAATTGGTAACAGATGGTTTTAAAGATCGTCCAACAGAAGACACAAATTATGATAAAATTCCAGATAAATTAGGAGAGGAAGGACAAGTCTTTAAGGTTGTTGTAAGACCTAAAGAAACGACTATTACACCTAACCCGGATAGTGAAACGAATAAAGTACCAAATCCTCATGATCCAACGGGTAATACACCGGTTAAACCTGGAGAATCTATTGTGATTACACCAACTCGAGAAAATCCGGATGAATCAATATGGCCAGTAACAGGTTTAGATGAATCTGATTTAATTAGTACAGTCGATCGTGTAATTAATTATGTATACGATGACGGTACACCAGTTATGGAAAATGGAGAACCAAAAACAGTAATTCAATCATTAACGTTTAAACGTACGGCTACAGTAAATCATGTGACAGGTGCGATTACTTATGGAGAATGGCAACCTGTTACAACAAACGAAATGCCGGAAGTGACAAGCCCTACGATTGACGGTTATACCCCAGATCAAGTAACGGTAAAAGCAGAAACAAACTTAAACGGTGAGTCAGATCCACAAGACGTGACGGTTATTTATAAAAAGCTTCCAGATCAAGCAGCAAAAATTAATTATGTTGAAGAAACAACAAATAAAATAGTTGCTGCCTCAGATTCGGTAAAAGGTAAAGCAAATGAAAAAATCAATTACGATACAGCTCCGAAAATTGAAGAATTGAAAAAACAAGGATATGTACTTGTCTCAGATGGCTTCACAAAAGATGATGGTCAAGTATACGATACAACAGAAGATAAATTAGCTGAAGATCCAAGCCAAGTCTTCACAGTAGTTGTAAAAGCATTGAAAAAACCAGTAACACCCGCAGAGCCTAAGCCAGAACCAAATACACCAGTTGAACCAAATGAACCAAACGGACCTCAATGGCCTGCAACAGTAGATCAATTAGACTTAACAAAAACAATTACACGTACAGTATCTTATGTCGATACAACAGGTAAACCAGTTGCTGAAACAAAAACAAATACGGTGACGTATGAACGTAGTGCAACCGTAAATATTGTTACTGGCGAAATAGAGTATACACCTTGGATGCCAAAAAATGCTGATAAAACATTAGAGGGACAAGTGCTGCCAGTAGTTGAAGATCATGATATTGTTACAACAACAAATAATGGTACGATTGTTGACGCGAATACAACAACACAACCTGTTGAGACAACTGAAAATTCAAAAGATATTGTTGAAGTTGTTGTATATGCACCAAAAACACCAGAAGTCAAAGAAACTCAAGTAGCGGTTATTCGTTATATTGAAGAGGGTACCAATAAAACAGTTGCTGATCCAGATACAAAAACAGGGTTTGCAGGAGATAAAATTGACTATAGTACAGCATCAAAAATTAAAGAGTTGAAAAAACAAGGATATGATTTTGTATCTGATGATTTTACAACTGATGCTGGGCAAACATTTGATGATCAAAAAGATACAGTTGGACAAGATCCTACTCAAGTCTTTACAGTAGTTGTGAAAAAGAAAACATCCACAATCACACCAAAACCAGAAGATCCAACAAATAAAGTACCAAATCCGAATGATCCAACAACACCAGTTGAACCAGGTCAACCAATTGATCCAACACAACCAGACGGACCAAAATGGCCAGCAGGTGTAGCTGAAAAAGATTTAGTACGTACTATTACACGTAATATTACTTATGTATACAATAATGGTAAACCAGTTGAACAAGATAAAGCACCAACTGTAACACAAACATTGACATTCACAAGAACAGCAGAAGTAAATCATGTAACAGGTGAAGTGATTTATGGTGAATGGACACCAGTAACAACAGATACAATGGATAAAGTTGATTCACCTGAAATTACAGGGTATACACCACATTTACCAAGTGTCGATGCATTAACAAACTTGACTGGTGATTCTGATCCACAAGATGTTCAAGTTATCTATGTTCCAAATGAAGTAGTACAACATGCAACCATTACGTATAAAGATGTAAATGATCCGAATAAACCAATTATTTTAGGTGATGTTGATAAAAGAAATGGTGCTACTGGTGCAACAAGTGATTACTCAACGAAATCACGTATTGATGAATATGTGAATCAAGGATACGAATTAGTTCAGGATGGTGTACCAACAAAACTTGTGTTTGATAATGAGAAAGATGAGTCTGATGCAAATCCAACACAAAAATTTGAAGTAACATTAAGACATAAATTAACACCAATTATGCCTGATCCAAATAATCCGGATAGTCCAATTCCAAATCCAAATGATCCAGAAGGAAATACACCGGTTGAACCAGGTCAACCAGTAAATCCAAATAATCCAGATGGACCAAAATGGCCAAATGAAGTAAAAGAACTTGTTAAGAAAGCAACACGTACAATTCGCTACCGTTATGCAGCAACACCGGATGATAATGCAGAAAAAGTATTTGAAGATGTTGTTCAAGAAGTTGTGTTTACACGTTCAATGACGATTGATAATGTGACTGGTGAAGTAACGTATGGTGAATGGACTGCTGTTAAATCAGAAGCTCCTGAAGTTACCTCAAAAGAAAAAGACGGTTATACATTTGATAAAGCAAGTGTTGAAGCTGAAACAGCAACAATTTCTCAAGATGGTGTCATTACTGGTCTTTCAGATAAGAAAGTTTTATATACACCAGTGGCTCCAACACAAGTAGGGACAGTAACTTTTAAAGTAAAAGATACTGGAGAAGTGAAACACACAGAAAACATTTCTGGTAAAGAAGGTGACCAATTTGGCTATGATCCTGCTGGAAAAATCAAAGAATATGAGCAACAAGGTTATACAGTAACGAATATTGGAGATAAAGATAAAAATCCATATTCTCCAGAAGGAACATTTGACGGTATTCCAGACAATTCACAAGACTTTGTTTATGAATTGGAACCACGTGTAGAACCAGTTAAACCAAATGATAATCCACCTGTACCAGGTCAACCAGTTAATCCAGAAAAACCAGACGGACCAAAATGGCCTGAAACAGTTAGTCAATTAGATTTAACGAAAACAATTACACGTACGGTATCTTATGTGGATGTAACAGGTAAAAAAGTTGCTGATACAAATACAAATACTGTGACGTATGAACGTACAGCTATGGTGAACTTAGTTACTGGTAAAGTCACTTATGGTGACTGGACAGCCAAAAATGGAGATTCAATATTAGAAGGAAATCCGTTACCAACGGTTGAAAATCATGATATTGTTGTAACAACAAATAATGGAACGGTTGTTGAATCAGACACAACAACAAAACCAGTTGAAACAACTATTGATACAAAAGATATTGTTGAAGTTGTTGTATACGCACCAAAAGCACCAGAAGAAAAAGACACACAAGTAGCAGTTATTCGCTATATTGAAGAGAATACAGAAAAAGCTGTTGCAGATCCAGATACGAAAACAGGGTTTGCAGGAGATAAAATTGAATATAGTACAGCTGAAAAAATTACTAAGTTAGAAAAACAAGGGTATGAATTTGTGTCTGATGACTTCACAAATGGTGGAGAAAAAGTATACGATAGTATAAAAGATAATGTAAGAGAATATCCAAGCCAAGTCTTTACTGTTGTGGTAAGACCAATTATTAAGACAATAACACCTAATACACCAGAAGGTGAAACACCAAAACCAGGTCAACCAGTTAATCCGGATGATCCAAATTCACCAAACTGGCCAGAAGATTTAAAAGATAAAGATCTTTCAACTATTAAAGTAGTTACTCGTGAAATTAGTTATGTGAATGATAAAGATCTCCAATTGTAAAGTAAAGTGCAAAAAAACAGATAATTACTTTCTCTTTTGCGGGGTTAATAACCAAACAATAAAAACAAAGGTTTTCTAGTCAAGGCGAAAAACAAAGTGTGCCTTGACGGGAAACCTGTTTTTATTAAACTATTAATCTACCCGCAATAAAAATAACTCTGCAGGTGTACGATAACCTAATTTACGCCGTATTTTCTGATTTAAGCAGGATTCTATTTTACGAATAGTTGACTTTTTAACGGTATTGATAGATTTACCCTTAGGTAAAAACTCCCGTATCTGTCCGTTATGATTTTCGTTAGTACCACGCTCATAAGATGAATAAGGGTGTGCATAGTAAATGCTTAAATATGTCGATTCTAATTCAGATAACGAGGCGAATTCTGACCCATTATCAGATGTAATACTCTTGAAGGTTGATTTCCTATATTGTTTAAAAATATTCTTTAATGTCCGTAAGACACATTGTGCTGTTTTATCATTCATTTTACGTATAATTGTATAACGTGTTTGTCGTTCTACTAACGTTAATAATAGTGCTTCATTTTTTGTCTTCTTAAATAAGACTAAATCAATTTCCCAATGTCCAAATTCTGTACGATTATTCGCTACGTCTGGTCGATTTTCGATAGATGTACCCATATTTTTCTTTGTATGTTTTGGTGTTCTCTTTTTTCGGTCGTTTCTAATGCTTACCATTTTGGGTAAATCAATTGGTTTGATAGGGATAATACCTTGATGAACAAACGTATAAACCGTTTTCGTACAAGGGACTTTTTCATTAGGATGATTTTGCCGATACCAATGTACAAAGGTATCAATACTATGGGTTCTATATTTTTCAGTAACTACCTGTTGTAAGTCTTTGAAAAATTGTTGACTAAATTTTTCAGTTAAATCATGATGATATTTATTTTGTTGCTTAGCTTTATAGATGTAATGGCTTGTTTCAGCGTAATATTTTAATTCGTCACGTTGGATACCATTTCGATTAACAATTTGATTAACGCTTCCTCGTTTAATTTCTCTATAAATTGTGGATACATTTCTTCCGAGTCGTTCAGCGATATATCGTATTGGCTTTTTTTCGTTTAATAACGTTTCAATTTTTGTACGTTCAACCAATGATAGCTGTTTATATTGTTTTTTTGTGTTATAATTTGTTTTAGACATGATAATGACCTTTCTAATTTTGTGGTGAATCTTAGTAAGTTAATTATCTGTCTTTTTTTGTTTTTATAACACTATTTTGCTTTTGCACTTTATTTTACAACTCGGCGAATGATAAAGATGAAGAAGTTCATGAAAAATTTGTTGACGGAGTAACATTTGTACGTGAAATAAAAGTTAATCTTGTAACGGGTAATGTGACTTATGGTGACTGGAAAGCGGAAAATAATGATTCTGTTCTTGATGGGCAAAAATTACCAGTTGTGAATGGATATATTGTTACATCAGCTACAAATGGTGACAAAGATGTTGAACCAAATACAACTGAAAAATATGTACAAGTAACAGGAGATTCATCAAATATTGTTGAGAAAGTTGTTTATACACCAATTGGAAAATGGATTCCAGAAATCCCACAGGGTGTAGAACCAGTTGATCCAAATCCAACGGATGATAAAGATCCAAAAGATCCAGTAGATTATCCAAATAATCCAACAGATCCAACAAAACCAGGTGACCCAACAGACGAAACAATTCCGTATGTGCCAGGTTATACACCACAAGATCCAAGTGGAAATCCATTAACACCGAAAGATCCAACGGATCCAACGAAAGGTTATAATCCTCCACCAGTACCAGCAAATCCAAAGCAAGATACAAATATTCCTTATGTGAAAGATAAAGAAACAGTGGATCAAAAAGGTAGTGTTAAATTTATTGTTACGGGTACAAATGAAGAAAAACATAATGAACCATTAACAGGTAAAGAAGGCAAAAAATTCGGCTATGATCCTACTGAGAAAATTAAAGAATACGAACAACAAGGTTACACAGTAACGAACCGTGATAGTTATGATAAAGAGGATACTTTTGATAATATTCCGGATAATTCACAAGACTTTGTGTTTGTATTAACACCACGTATTGAGCCAGTTACACCAAATGGTGAGAAACCTGTACCAAATACACCGGTTGATCCAAATAAACCAGACGGACCAAAATGGCCAGATACAGTGAAAGATTTAGTGTTAACTAAAGAAGTGACACGTACGATTTCATACATTGATAACAAGGGACAAGAAGTAGCTAAGACATTCTCAACTACGGTTACATTTGAGCGTGAAGCGAAAGTGAATTTAGTTGATGGTAAAATTACTTATGGTGACTGGAAAGCTAAAAATAGTGATAGTACTCTTGAAGGTCAAACATTACCAGTAGTAGCAGGTCATCAAGCAACAACAGCAATACATAATAGTACAGTGGTTCATCCAGAATCCACTCAAGAAGATGTAGTTGTTGATGAGAATGCAACGAATATTACTGAAGTTGTTATCTACACACCTAATACAGCACCAGCTGAAAAGGCATCTCAGTTGGCGATTATCAAGTATGTGGATGAAACAGGAACACTTGTAAAAGAGATTAAGAATTCAGTTGATACTGTTGTTGGTAAAGAGGACGAACCAATTAAGTACACAACAGATGCTAAGAAACAGGAACTTATCGATAAAGGCTATGAAATTGTAAAAGACGGCTTTACAATACCTGGAGGAAGAGTTTTTGATGGAGTCGAAGATGTTGTTGGAAAAGACCCAAGTCAAACATTTGAAGTAGTTGTTAGACCTAAATTCTCTACAATTACACCAAAACCAGAG contains:
- a CDS encoding IS30 family transposase, producing the protein MSKTNYNTKKQYKQLSLVERTKIETLLNEKKPIRYIAERLGRNVSTIYREIKRGSVNQIVNRNGIQRDELKYYAETSHYIYKAKQQNKYHHDLTEKFSQQFFKDLQQVVTEKYRTHSIDTFVHWYRQNHPNEKVPCTKTVYTFVHQGIIPIKPIDLPKMVSIRNDRKKRTPKHTKKNMGTSIENRPDVANNRTEFGHWEIDLVLFKKTKNEALLLTLVERQTRYTIIRKMNDKTAQCVLRTLKNIFKQYRKSTFKSITSDNGSEFASLSELESTYLSIYYAHPYSSYERGTNENHNGQIREFLPKGKSINTVKKSTIRKIESCLNQKIRRKLGYRTPAELFLLRVD